Proteins found in one Pagrus major chromosome 20, Pma_NU_1.0 genomic segment:
- the LOC141015915 gene encoding E3 ubiquitin-protein ligase TRIM21-like — protein MASSSSLLSEDQFLCPICLDVFTRPVSTPCGHNFCMSCISTYWNDTPVCRCPLCKETFERRPDLKVNTFISELASQFMSLQVTDANIWSSDQQQAIWGGVVLCDICTDTQQEAVKSCLECLSSYCDVHLEPHHRAAGLKRHTLVDPLARLEDRLCKEHTRLLMMFCRKDKVLVCDVCASSRHQRHDVVPVQRAYAEMKVLLGDAETKVQRMIQERLQKVRDVTDLVKQSETETKDVIASGVQELTVLVSEVQESRVQLIKVMEEKQRAAKEQADGFVSGMEQEIAELRTSTMKMEELKQTEDQFCFLQRFINSPLLPHTMDLSTFSFDRLVEINHVRKSLSTSLSQLRKLLSKMNTEIKLSDGTDTSNDAALGYLQQYEEDVLLDADTAHPLLIISDDRKQVRYSMGSGLWANQILNPGMFTEHLAVLGQGGFSSRRFYFEVYVGGKTEWCLGVATASIQRRGSLFRSPDCGLWAIWFLVDKFETFSAPNVPVHLGKVERVGVYTDYNRRQISFYDVQTATHIYSFNECLFTETLYPYFNPCDNEYGSNLEPMIIVPVGRTP, from the coding sequence AtggcctccagcagcagcctcctaTCCGAGGATCAGTTTCTCTGTCCCATCTGCCTGGATGTGTTCACTCGGCCCGTTTCCACCCCGTGCGGACACAACTTCTGCATGTCCTGCATCTCGACCTACTGGAACGACACGCCGGTCTGCCGGTGTCCCCTCTGTAAGGAAACGTTTGAAAGGAGGCCGGACCTCAAGGTCAACACTTTCATCTCTGAGCTCGCGTCGCAGTTCATGTCCCTTCAAGTGACAGACGCCAACATCTGGAGCTCAGACCAGCAGCAGGCCATCTGGGGGGGCGTGGTGCTGTGTGATATTTGTACTGACACCCAGCAAGAGGCTGTCAAATCCTGTCTGGAGTGTCTGTCTTCCTACTGCGACGTTCATCTGGAGCCTCACCACAGAGCCGCCGGGCTCAAGAGACACACGCTGGTTGACCCCTTGGCGAGGCTGGAGGACCGGCTCTGCAAGGAGCACACCAGACTCCTGATGATGTTCTGCAGAAAGGACAAGGTCTTGGTGTGTGACGTCTGCGCCAGCTCGCGCCACCAGAGGCATGACGTGGTTCCTGTGCAGCGAGCGTACGCAGAGATGAAGGTTCTGCTGGGGGACGCAGAGACCAAAGTGCAGCGGATGATCCAGGAAAGGCTGCAGAAGGTTCGAGATGTGACGGACTTGGTGAAGCAAAGCGAGACAGAAACCAAAGATGTAATCGCAAGCGGCGTGCAGGAGTTGACGGTGCTGGTTTCTGAGGTTCAGGAGAGCCGGGTGCAGCTCATAaaggtgatggaggagaagcAAAGAGCAGCAAAAGAACAAGCGGACGGATTTGTTAGCGGCATGGAGCAGGAGATCGCCGAGCTGCGGACATCGACGATGAAGATGGAGGAGCTCAAACAGACTGAAGACCAGTTCTGTTTCCTCCAGAGATTCATAAACTCGCCCCTCCTGCCGCACACAATGGACCTGTCAACATTCAGCTTCGACAGACTCGTGGAGATCAATCACGTTCGGAAGTCTTTGAGCACATCGTTGTCTCAACTGCGAAAGCTGCTGAGTAAAATGAATACAGAAATCAAACTCTCCGACGGCACGGACACGTCAAACGACGCAGCGCTGGGATACCTGCAGCAGTACGAGGAGGACGTCCTGCTCGATGCCGACACCGCTCACCCTCTGCTCATCATATCCGACGACAGGAAGCAGGTGAGGTACAGCATGGGCTCAGGTCTGTGGGCCAACCAGATCCTGAACCCGGGCATGTTTACGGAACACCTGGCAGTTCTGGGACAGGGAGGTTTCTCGTCACGCAGGTTTTACTTCGAGGTGTACGTCGGGGGAAAGACCGAGTGGTGTCTGGGTGTGGCCACGGCGTCGATCCAGAGGAGGGGGTCTCTGTTTCGGAGTCCTGATTGTGGACTCTGGGCCATCTGGTTCCTGGTGGATAAGTTCGAAACCTTCAGCGCTCCAAACGTGCCGGTGCACTTGGGAAAAGTGGAGAGGGTCGGAGTGTATACGGATTACAACAGACGGCAAATTTCTTTCTACGACGTACAGACCGCAACACATATTTACTCGTTTAATGAGTGTTTGTTCACTGAGACTCTGTATCCGTACTTTAATCCTTGTGATAATGAGTATGGGTCAAACTTGGAGCCGATGATAATTGTTCCTGTGGGTCGTACGCCGTGA